The Fusarium keratoplasticum isolate Fu6.1 chromosome 4, whole genome shotgun sequence genome contains the following window.
CGCCAGTCTTTGTGTAGATCGCCTGCTCCAAGCCGGCAATCTCGGTAAGGACTTGTTTTGTCTGGGCATCTTGGAATGGTCGGAAGTTGGGATTCCGCATCACCTCCCAGCAAGTCGAGTGGAATCGGTCAATCATGAACTGGTCAAAGCCAGGGAATGCAGGAGTAGGACTACCGCTCGGGGCGGTCGGGTTCTGGGAGATGACTGCAATATCTGGGCCACCCCAGATGGCCGCCATTCGTGTCATCAACGTGAAAGCAAGTCTGCTCCCTCCAATGTTGCCTTCGAGGGTCTTCGCCAGCTCAATGATGGACGAAATCATGGGTTCAAAGAAGCCCTGGTTGGACTCACTGACAAGAACCCCGTCTAGCCCGTTGTTAAGAATAATTTGAAGGAATGAGAGATATTCCCTCCTCAACTCAGCCAGCTGAATCTCATCGTCTGTTCCGGCAATGGGCTCCGTAAGCCCACCAAAAATGCGCTGAAGAAGTGGTGTCAACAGCATGTTGAGAACTTCGTAGATCTCAGACTTGAAGCCAAAGACCACCTGATCCAGTAGTCGCAGAAACATGGCCATCTCGTCCTTGGAAGAGCTTTGGGACAACAAGCCCTCAATCCACTGAGGCAGTTGCGGCAGGACAGCAGCACCCAGAACACCCAGCAACTTGGAAAAGGCCGATCGGCAAGCTGTTCGAATCTCGGCAGAAGAGTTCAGCTGGTTGAGAGCAATCAAGATAGCCTCAGCTGCTCGGGAGAACTCGTCAGAAACGGCCTTGTCAGGTGGCCCATGGGCGTTGGAGGAAGTAATGCCTGGGGTCCAGTCCGAGAACCCGTGAGCCAGAGTGCCCAGTGCCATGACAATGTGGTGGACTTGGAGTGTAGCTTGGGCATCTCCAGACTTGGCCCGTTCAAGATGCGCCTCCATATCGGTGAAGAGGGGATCCATCACAGACCTAGCATACAAAGCCTGTTTCTCAGATGGCGTGCCTTGGGTGGATGAAATGCAACCGATGGCCTCGAAAAGGTACAGCTGGCTGGTAAAGAGCGCATCCGCTGAGTGATCAGACTCGTCCGAGGACATGTCATCGTCAGCGTCCTCGCCTGggacctcggccttgatgggTAGGAGATCTCCGATCGACTGGATAACTGTCTCGGCAACATTTCCGACCTGAGCTCTAAGCTGCTTGATGAATCGGTGGAACAGATACCACGACCGAGTCTTGATCCGGACGTGGTCGTGGTGGACCAGCCGCACAAAGTTCTCGAGGACTTGTGGGATGTATTGTGCGTTATTCTCAAAGACAACGCAGTATCGGACACAGATCTCCATGTACTGGAGCAGAATAGCCGGGTGGGAGAAGTTGGCAATACCTGTGGCTGTGTTAGGAGCACTACGCTTGGTCATGAGGAAAGGAATACCAACCGGATTcgaccatcttcttcatcataACCACCAGCCTCTCTGAGGCTTCACTGGAAGGCTGATTCTTGGTTCCCAGACCCTGGTTAGGAAGGGCAAGCTCGCCAAAGAGATACATCTCGTACAAGGCGAGGTCCAGATCTCTCCAGTCCATATGAGAGCCCTGCTGGTCGAGTGTCTGGAACGTGGTGGCAACGAGATTGCTAAGCATGTCCATGTACAAGGTCTGGTTGATGGCAGCAATAGACTTCTGCAGATTCTGGAGTTTCCGCCGCAGCTCCTGAAACTCGGCCTCGTCAGTCAGCTCATCCTCGTTGCCCCAGTTGGATGTCTCGTCGTATCTCATTTTGCGAATGATGGCATCTAAGATCGGGGCAAGCATGTTGGCGTAGTCTTGAGGAAGCTGGCCAAGTTTACGAAGGAAGGTGAGCAGGTCTGTCAGCGCTGGGATGACGGACGAGCAGACTTCATCGTACTCgtccgagaagaagcgcagGAGGAAAGGGAGGAACCCATTGAGGTGC
Protein-coding sequences here:
- a CDS encoding Exportin-T, producing the protein MEAQVESVVGILSNPTSDPALKQQAFEYLNQLKADPQGWQPCTTLFARTPRTEEVVRLVCLEVVNYAVHTQGLDPTSLAFLKDTLLQYCRQTYGPNAQQEPDAAHLQNKLTQTLTYLFVFLYQDGWQSFLDDFIELTGLSTNSDNVPGVVFYLRILGSIHDEIADMLLTRQSSETKRNTELKDQLRAQDIRKVSESWKQLLTRYGNNDTVVDLVLKVLGKWVSWMDISLVISQDMLGLLLPVVGRSNTSGSEDKVRDTAIDTLNEICGKKMRSGDKMEMISFINLQEIVEQLVASPPLSEFKGTSRYDTDLAEAVAKLVNTVLSDIVRALEDSQLSDDTRARANQHLNGFLPFLLRFFSDEYDEVCSSVIPALTDLLTFLRKLGQLPQDYANMLAPILDAIIRKMRYDETSNWGNEDELTDEAEFQELRRKLQNLQKSIAAINQTLYMDMLSNLVATTFQTLDQQGSHMDWRDLDLALYEMYLFGELALPNQGLGTKNQPSSEASERLVVMMKKMVESGIANFSHPAILLQYMEICVRYCVVFENNAQYIPQVLENFVRLVHHDHVRIKTRSWYLFHRFIKQLRAQVGNVAETVIQSIGDLLPIKAEVPGEDADDDMSSDESDHSADALFTSQLYLFEAIGCISSTQGTPSEKQALYARSVMDPLFTDMEAHLERAKSGDAQATLQVHHIVMALGTLAHGFSDWTPGITSSNAHGPPDKAVSDEFSRAAEAILIALNQLNSSAEIRTACRSAFSKLLGVLGAAVLPQLPQWIEGLLSQSSSKDEMAMFLRLLDQVVFGFKSEIYEVLNMLLTPLLQRIFGGLTEPIAGTDDEIQLAELRREYLSFLQIILNNGLDGVLVSESNQGFFEPMISSIIELAKTLEGNIGGSRLAFTLMTRMAAIWGGPDIAVISQNPTAPSGSPTPAFPGFDQFMIDRFHSTCWEVMRNPNFRPFQDAQTKQVLTEIAGLEQAIYTKTGEVFIQSLQNHLFPSLGVDGDEFLRSLTTSTDKRHFSSYLLNLLKSRQ